From Nicotiana tabacum cultivar K326 chromosome 15, ASM71507v2, whole genome shotgun sequence, the proteins below share one genomic window:
- the LOC107767915 gene encoding transcription factor bHLH145-like, whose protein sequence is MEKDFGSWFHHQYPDLQSAHSNFSSCGLNIGQQNSVPIYMTPHSNEVPVKGNSHFSFYRLPESKASQPTEPCNWLYCLPRFRQGFTPVLNTVVNTKLGPQTIDNLGDKEEADASRGSAQKRFLVFDQSGGQTTLIYSSPNGTPVQCLPSRSPQPAGPCNLIKEGPHIKRNGICPSGHYFSGEYYEENYTDDVESELHEDTEELNALLYSDDDDGNSEDGDEISTGHSPSTMTAHDLPQWLDEIGEEVASSEWPNKKRKRFDGGCDVPSIIDTATSAKPFTCSDLEDDAESSCGNSNNQVSEALVSLSGEKRPRKNEIFETISVLQKIIPGVKGKDSMVVIDEAISYLRSLKMKTESLGLDTL, encoded by the coding sequence ATGGAAAAAGACTTCGGTTCTTGGTTCCATCACCAGTATCCAGATCTGCAATCAGCCCATTCGAACTTTTCTAGTTGTGGACTCAATATTGGGCAGCAGAATTCTGTTCCTATTTACATGACTCCTCACTCGAATGAGGTTCCAGTAAAAGGGAATTCTCACTTCTCATTTTATAGGCTGCCAGAGTCAaaggcaagccaaccaactgaacCTTGTAATTGGTTATACTGTTTACCACGGTTCCGACAAGGTTTCACTCCAGTTTTAAACACTGTAGTGAACACAAAGCTTGGTCCTCAAACAATTGACAATCTTGGAGATAAAGAAGAAGCTGATGCAAGCCGTGGATCCGCTCAGAAGAGATTTCTTGTGTTTGATCAATCTGGTGGTCAAACAACTTTAATTTACAGTTCTCCAAATGGTACTCCAGTTCAATGCCTGCCCTCTCGGAGTCCACAACCCGCTGGACCTTGTAATTTGATTAAGGAAGGCCCACATATTAAAAGGAATGGAATTTGTCCATCTGGGCATTACTTCAGTGGTGAATATTATGAAGAAAACTATACAGATGACGTGGAAAGTGAATTGCACGAGGACACTGAAGAATTGAATGCCCTACTCTActcagatgatgatgatggtaaTTCTGAGGATGGTGACGAAATAAGCACAGGGCACTCGCCTAGTACTATGACAGCTCATGATCTACCACAGTGGCTTGATGAAATAGGCGAAGAAGTAGCTAGTTCGGAATGGCCAAACAAAAAGCGTAAACGGTTCGATGGTGGCTGTGATGTACCATCAATCATCGATACTGCAACCTCTGCGAAACCCTTTACTTGCTCTGACTTAGAGGATGATGCAGAATCCAGTTGTGGCAATAGCAATAATCAAGTTTCAGAAGCATTGGTTTCTCTATCTGGGGAAAAGAGGccaagaaaaaatgaaatttttgagacGATAAGCGTTTTGCAGAAGATAATCCCTGGAGTGAAAGGAAAAGATTCGATGGTTGTCATTGATGAAGCAATAAGTTACTTGAGATCCCTGAAGATGAAAACCGAGTCTTTAGGACTTGATACTCTTTGA